One part of the Roseomonas gilardii genome encodes these proteins:
- a CDS encoding Crp/Fnr family transcriptional regulator has product MASHPDTRRLLDGVAFLALVPASAKERLTGIARPVHYPSGRALFRRGDAGEGMLIVLDGLVRIHLSTADGRELSLALVGRGEPIGELALVDGGPRSADATTFTPVSALLMRHDDVAPLIATDVAFAGALLRTLAARLRQSSAQVEAIGLHSLRQRLAAVLLRLAAVEPTGLVRLPQAQIASLAAATRPRVNHLLTEFRQQGLVEPSRAGLRLRDPARLRRIAEEA; this is encoded by the coding sequence ATGGCATCCCATCCGGATACGCGCCGCCTTCTCGACGGCGTGGCCTTTCTGGCGCTGGTCCCGGCATCCGCGAAGGAGCGGCTGACCGGGATCGCGCGCCCCGTCCACTACCCGTCCGGCCGGGCGCTCTTCCGCCGTGGCGACGCGGGGGAGGGCATGCTGATCGTGCTGGACGGCCTGGTGCGGATACACCTCTCCACGGCCGATGGCCGCGAGCTTTCCCTGGCGCTGGTCGGCCGGGGGGAGCCGATCGGCGAGCTGGCCCTGGTGGATGGCGGCCCGCGCAGCGCCGACGCGACGACCTTCACGCCGGTCTCGGCGCTGCTCATGCGGCATGACGACGTGGCTCCGCTGATCGCCACGGACGTGGCCTTCGCCGGGGCCCTGCTGCGGACCCTGGCCGCCCGCCTGCGGCAGTCGAGCGCGCAGGTCGAGGCGATCGGGCTGCACAGCCTGCGGCAGCGCCTGGCCGCGGTCCTCCTGCGCCTCGCCGCCGTGGAGCCCACGGGCCTCGTCCGGCTGCCCCAGGCGCAGATCGCCTCCCTGGCCGCCGCCACCCGGCCGAGGGTGAACCACCTGCTCACCGAGTTCCGCCAGCAGGGTCTGGTCGAACCCTCGCGCGCCGGGCTGCGCCTGCGCGACCCAGCCCGGCTGCGGCGGATCGCCGAGGAGGCCTGA
- a CDS encoding MFS transporter, which translates to MESVEQRTIRKVAWRLIPFLILCYFVSYLDRVNVGFAGPAMRADLGLSATAFGTAAGIFFLAYFIFEVPSNLALNRFGARMWIARIMFTWGLLSGAQAFVTGETSFNVVRVLLGAAEAGFFPGVIFYLTLWFPSAYRGRIIGWFMFAIPFSSAIGSPISGYLLNMNGVWGLHGWQWMFIIEAIPALLLTGGVLWYLTDRPAEAKWLEPDEKEWLDRQLRAEQQTRESVHRMEWWQTLLNPRVLGYGLIYLGLVSPLYALGFFQPQILKAVGEISNVQLGFLNAFPYAVGAISMVLWGYFSDRTGDRKWSTIFAALCVTAGLILAASTPDLTLKILALALASFGIFSALPIFWTLPTAVLSGTAAAAGIAWINSVGNLGGYFGPQVFGIIKDRTGADYYGLLFLAALPIMSIVLVLVLGHNRALERASTAPAE; encoded by the coding sequence ATGGAATCCGTCGAGCAACGGACGATCCGGAAGGTGGCCTGGCGGCTCATCCCCTTCCTGATCCTCTGCTACTTCGTGTCCTATCTGGACCGCGTGAATGTCGGCTTCGCCGGCCCCGCCATGCGGGCCGATCTGGGCCTGTCCGCCACCGCCTTCGGCACGGCGGCGGGCATCTTCTTCCTGGCCTATTTCATCTTCGAGGTGCCGAGCAACCTCGCCCTGAACCGCTTCGGGGCCCGGATGTGGATCGCCCGGATCATGTTCACCTGGGGCCTGCTCTCCGGCGCCCAGGCCTTCGTGACCGGCGAGACCAGCTTCAATGTCGTCCGCGTCCTGCTCGGCGCCGCCGAGGCCGGCTTCTTTCCCGGCGTGATCTTCTACCTGACGCTCTGGTTCCCCTCCGCCTATCGCGGGCGGATCATCGGCTGGTTCATGTTCGCCATTCCCTTCTCCTCGGCCATCGGCTCGCCCATCTCGGGCTACCTGCTGAACATGAACGGGGTCTGGGGCCTGCATGGCTGGCAGTGGATGTTCATCATCGAAGCCATCCCGGCCCTGCTGCTAACCGGCGGCGTGCTCTGGTACCTGACCGACCGCCCGGCGGAAGCGAAGTGGCTGGAGCCGGACGAGAAGGAATGGCTGGACCGCCAGCTCCGCGCCGAGCAGCAGACGCGTGAATCCGTCCATCGCATGGAATGGTGGCAGACCCTGCTGAACCCGCGCGTGCTGGGCTACGGGCTGATCTATCTCGGCCTGGTCTCGCCGCTCTACGCGCTGGGCTTCTTCCAGCCGCAGATCCTCAAGGCGGTGGGCGAGATCTCCAACGTCCAGCTTGGCTTCCTGAACGCCTTCCCCTATGCGGTGGGCGCCATCAGCATGGTGCTCTGGGGCTATTTCTCCGACCGCACCGGAGACCGGAAGTGGAGCACGATCTTCGCCGCGCTCTGCGTCACCGCGGGCCTCATCCTGGCCGCCAGCACGCCGGACCTGACGCTGAAGATCCTGGCGCTGGCGCTGGCCAGCTTCGGCATCTTCTCCGCCCTGCCGATCTTCTGGACCCTGCCGACCGCCGTGCTCAGCGGCACCGCCGCCGCGGCCGGCATCGCCTGGATCAACTCGGTCGGCAATCTCGGCGGCTATTTCGGCCCGCAGGTCTTCGGCATCATCAAGGACCGCACCGGCGCCGACTATTACGGCCTGCTCTTCCTGGCCGCGCTGCCGATCATGTCGATCGTGCTGGTCCTCGTCCTGGGCCACAACCGCGCCCTGGAACGCGCCTCCACCGCCCCGGCGGAATAG
- a CDS encoding DHA2 family efflux MFS transporter permease subunit, whose product MAPVANRGAITACVILAVIMQALDTTIANVALPYIQGSVAASADQINWVLTSYIVAAAIMTPPSGWLAGRFGRKRVLLASVAGFVAASVLCGLAQSLVQIVGFRLLQGFFGAALVPLSQSILLDIYTPEERGSAMALFGVSVMVGPVLGPVIGGWLTDNLSWRWVFYINVPLGALAFLGISAFVQETPVNRAARLDWLGFGSLSIAIGALQLALDRGEQLNWFSSGEIIVEMTIAAAAFYVFLVHTFTARGKSFVNPRLFLDRNFCVGLLFIFVVGITYLASLALMTPYLQTLMGYPVVTAGIVMGPRGVGTMVCMFLVGRLIGRVDTRLLLATGLGLTAWAMYDMTGWTADVSQWTIVSTGFIQGAGLGFLFVPLTTVTFSTLPAASRPEGTGLYNLSRNIGSAVGISLVTALISQNTQQNHEEIGRAVTAFNGVLRHPALRAFLDPTTLDGRATLDGLVTQQATLIAYIDDFKLLMLLSVAVMPLLLLLRPPRASSAPADDHAMVME is encoded by the coding sequence ATGGCCCCCGTCGCCAACCGCGGCGCCATCACCGCCTGCGTGATCCTCGCGGTGATCATGCAGGCGCTGGACACCACCATCGCCAATGTGGCGCTGCCCTATATCCAGGGCAGCGTGGCGGCGAGCGCGGACCAGATCAACTGGGTGCTCACCTCCTATATCGTGGCGGCGGCGATCATGACGCCGCCCTCGGGCTGGCTCGCCGGCCGCTTCGGGCGCAAGCGCGTGCTGCTGGCCTCGGTGGCGGGCTTCGTCGCCGCCTCTGTGCTCTGCGGGCTGGCACAGTCGCTGGTGCAGATCGTGGGCTTCCGCCTGCTCCAGGGTTTCTTCGGCGCGGCGCTGGTGCCGCTCTCCCAGTCCATCCTGCTCGACATCTACACGCCGGAGGAACGCGGCTCCGCCATGGCGCTGTTCGGCGTCTCGGTGATGGTCGGGCCGGTGCTGGGTCCGGTGATCGGCGGCTGGCTGACCGACAACCTCTCCTGGCGCTGGGTCTTCTACATCAACGTGCCGCTCGGCGCCCTGGCCTTCCTCGGCATCTCCGCCTTCGTGCAGGAAACCCCGGTGAACCGCGCGGCGCGGCTGGACTGGCTGGGCTTCGGCTCGCTCAGCATCGCCATCGGCGCGCTCCAGCTCGCGCTCGACCGGGGGGAGCAGCTCAACTGGTTCAGCTCGGGCGAGATCATCGTCGAGATGACCATCGCCGCCGCGGCCTTCTACGTCTTCCTCGTGCACACCTTCACGGCGCGCGGCAAGTCCTTCGTCAACCCGCGCCTCTTCCTCGACCGGAATTTCTGCGTCGGCCTGCTCTTCATCTTCGTCGTCGGCATCACCTACCTTGCCTCGCTGGCGCTGATGACGCCCTATCTGCAGACCCTCATGGGCTATCCCGTGGTCACCGCCGGCATCGTCATGGGGCCGCGCGGCGTGGGCACCATGGTCTGCATGTTCCTGGTCGGGCGGCTGATCGGGCGGGTGGACACGCGGCTGCTGCTGGCCACCGGCCTCGGCCTCACCGCCTGGGCCATGTACGACATGACCGGCTGGACCGCCGATGTCTCGCAATGGACCATCGTCTCCACCGGCTTCATCCAGGGCGCGGGGCTGGGCTTCCTCTTCGTGCCGCTGACCACCGTGACCTTCTCGACCCTGCCGGCCGCCTCCCGCCCGGAGGGGACGGGCCTCTACAACCTGTCCCGCAACATCGGCTCGGCGGTGGGCATCTCCCTCGTCACCGCGCTGATCAGCCAGAACACGCAGCAGAACCACGAGGAGATCGGCCGCGCCGTCACCGCCTTCAACGGCGTGCTGCGGCACCCCGCCCTGCGCGCCTTCCTGGACCCGACGACGCTGGACGGCCGCGCCACGCTGGACGGGCTGGTGACGCAGCAGGCGACACTGATCGCCTATATCGACGACTTCAAGCTGCTGATGCTGCTCTCGGTCGCGGTGATGCCGTTGCTGCTCCTGCTGCGCCCGCCACGGGCCTCGTCCGCCCCGGCGGATGACCATGCGATGGTGATGGAGTAG
- a CDS encoding HlyD family secretion protein, translating to MSLTTARNRDGDRPAPATPAAPQPSAHPTQAAERPRRRWLRPFLFLLLPVALVAGGYLYVTGGRVMSTENAYVRADMLGVSTDVSGIVKRIAVRQNQPVKAGDLLFTLDDAPFRYALARAEAQLGIVTNDIAALKASYRDMQAQIAQAQVDVDFYSREQDRQRQLVARSFASEAAFDQARRNLQFARQKVASLNQQLGGIVANLAGDPDIALERHPRYLEAVAEREEAARQLAHTTVRAPMDGTVTNVPSLQPGQYLAAATPAFSIVAADHLWVDADPKETELTNVVPGQVVTVTIDTYPGVEWHGTVDSINPASSGSFSLLPAQNSSGNWVKVVQRIPMRVRIEDVAGKPQLRAGMSAVIAVDTGKPRGLPSFVQDLLGPEKAPGTALAASASR from the coding sequence ATGAGCCTGACCACAGCCAGAAACCGGGACGGCGACCGGCCCGCCCCCGCCACGCCGGCCGCGCCACAGCCCTCGGCCCACCCCACGCAGGCGGCCGAGCGCCCGCGGCGCCGCTGGCTGCGGCCTTTCCTCTTCCTGCTGCTGCCGGTCGCGCTGGTCGCGGGCGGCTATCTCTACGTCACCGGCGGGCGGGTGATGTCCACCGAGAATGCCTATGTCCGGGCGGACATGCTGGGTGTCTCCACCGACGTCTCCGGCATCGTGAAGCGGATCGCCGTGCGGCAGAACCAGCCGGTGAAGGCCGGCGACCTGCTCTTCACCCTGGATGACGCTCCCTTCCGCTACGCGCTCGCCCGGGCGGAGGCGCAGCTCGGCATCGTCACCAACGATATCGCCGCCTTGAAGGCCAGCTATCGCGACATGCAGGCGCAGATCGCCCAGGCCCAGGTCGATGTGGATTTCTACAGCCGGGAACAGGATCGCCAGCGCCAGCTCGTGGCGCGGAGCTTCGCCTCGGAGGCCGCGTTCGACCAGGCGCGCCGCAACCTGCAATTCGCGCGGCAGAAGGTCGCATCCCTGAACCAGCAGCTCGGCGGCATCGTCGCCAACCTCGCCGGCGACCCCGATATCGCGCTGGAGCGGCATCCCCGCTACCTGGAGGCCGTGGCGGAACGGGAGGAAGCGGCGCGGCAGCTCGCCCACACCACCGTGCGTGCGCCCATGGACGGCACGGTGACCAACGTCCCCTCCCTCCAGCCCGGCCAGTACCTCGCCGCTGCCACGCCCGCCTTCAGCATCGTGGCCGCCGACCATCTCTGGGTCGATGCCGACCCGAAGGAGACGGAGCTGACCAACGTGGTGCCCGGCCAGGTGGTGACGGTGACGATCGACACCTATCCCGGCGTCGAGTGGCACGGCACGGTGGACAGCATCAACCCCGCCTCCTCCGGCAGCTTCAGCCTCCTGCCGGCGCAGAACAGCAGCGGCAACTGGGTGAAGGTGGTGCAGCGCATCCCCATGCGTGTGCGCATCGAGGACGTCGCCGGCAAGCCGCAGCTCCGCGCGGGGATGAGCGCGGTCATCGCCGTCGATACCGGCAAGCCGCGCGGCCTGCCCAGCTTCGTCCAGGATCTGCTTGGCCCGGAGAAGGCGCCGGGCACCGCGCTCGCCGCCTCGGCCAGCCGGTAG
- a CDS encoding MarR family winged helix-turn-helix transcriptional regulator, which produces MPDPQPTLGFVLNDVARFLRRRFEQNARASGLELTRAQWQALAWLSRGEGLQQNQLADQLEVEPITLARLLDRLQAQGLIERRRHPTDRRAWQLFLTPAAHPIVARMHEIGDRTRQEALAGLGDEERAVLLRSLSLMRKNLIAACERPPEAVPSEDRDPENTPLRRRA; this is translated from the coding sequence ATGCCTGATCCCCAACCCACACTCGGCTTCGTGCTGAACGACGTCGCCCGCTTCCTGCGGCGGCGTTTCGAGCAGAATGCGCGTGCCAGCGGCCTGGAACTGACCCGCGCGCAATGGCAGGCCCTGGCCTGGCTGAGCCGGGGGGAAGGCCTCCAGCAGAACCAGTTGGCGGACCAACTGGAGGTGGAGCCGATCACCCTGGCCCGCCTGCTGGATCGCCTGCAGGCGCAGGGCCTGATCGAACGCCGCCGCCACCCCACCGACCGCCGCGCTTGGCAGCTCTTCCTGACGCCCGCCGCCCATCCCATCGTCGCGCGCATGCACGAGATCGGCGACCGCACCCGGCAGGAGGCGCTGGCCGGGCTGGGCGACGAGGAGCGCGCCGTATTGCTGCGCTCGCTCTCCCTGATGCGGAAGAATCTGATCGCGGCCTGCGAGCGGCCGCCCGAAGCGGTCCCGTCCGAAGACCGCGACCCCGAGAACACGCCGCTGCGCCGCCGGGCCTAA
- the hchA gene encoding glyoxalase III HchA, whose protein sequence is MSILSLSKKPQPDEAEFNAFFPSPFSLKQFTSPKSDLEGADYPRPYRGTRRILVIGTDERYLKTENGTLFSTGNHPVETLVPMYHLHKAGFEFDIATVSGNPVKFEFWAMPKEDEAITGLHGAYLEQFQKPLKLSDVVAGLGPESDYAAVFIPGGHGPLAGLPFSEDVAAVIRWAFGADRHIISICHGPAAFLACAKDDAGDFPFAGYSITAFPDAADRMTPDIGYMPGQLTWHFGERLKARGVTILNTEPDNSTHKDRKVLTGASPFAANALGRLAAETLLAEVAGG, encoded by the coding sequence ATGAGCATCCTATCCCTCAGCAAGAAGCCGCAGCCTGACGAAGCCGAGTTCAACGCCTTCTTCCCCTCTCCCTTCTCGCTGAAGCAGTTCACCAGCCCGAAGAGCGATCTGGAGGGTGCCGACTATCCGCGACCCTATCGCGGCACGCGCCGTATCCTGGTGATCGGCACCGACGAGCGGTATCTGAAAACCGAGAACGGCACGCTGTTCTCGACCGGCAACCATCCGGTCGAGACGCTCGTGCCGATGTACCACCTGCACAAGGCCGGTTTCGAGTTCGATATCGCAACCGTGTCCGGCAACCCGGTGAAGTTCGAATTCTGGGCCATGCCCAAGGAGGACGAGGCGATCACCGGCCTGCACGGCGCCTATCTCGAACAGTTCCAGAAACCATTGAAGCTCTCCGATGTGGTCGCCGGCCTCGGTCCCGAGAGTGACTATGCCGCCGTGTTCATTCCCGGCGGGCATGGTCCCCTGGCCGGCCTGCCGTTCAGCGAGGATGTCGCCGCGGTGATCCGCTGGGCCTTCGGCGCCGACCGACACATCATCTCGATCTGTCATGGTCCCGCGGCCTTCCTCGCCTGCGCGAAAGACGATGCCGGGGACTTCCCCTTCGCGGGCTACTCGATCACGGCCTTCCCCGACGCGGCCGACCGCATGACCCCGGACATCGGCTACATGCCCGGGCAACTCACCTGGCATTTCGGCGAGAGGCTGAAGGCGCGCGGCGTCACCATCCTCAACACCGAGCCGGACAACTCGACGCACAAGGACCGTAAGGTGCTGACCGGCGCCAGTCCGTTTGCCGCCAACGCACTCGGCAGGCTCGCGGCCGAGACGCTGCTCGCCGAGGTCGCCGGGGGCTGA
- a CDS encoding PA1136 family autoinducer-binding transcriptional regulator, whose translation MDRPGLATTVVAIERSAEMDALRGAVRAFAGPLGYDRFVLYAAPPAGEGIVEQLFWLEGDWFGEGSEVEPKTYLARCPVNRHVLETDHPFFWTKKGEPGHEAYKVVRRPSGPGIHGLQVPVFGHTGLIGAMSFGGTSISSAVETRLALTLIAGAAFYTAQRLAGQDGRVSMPRLSEREMEVIRWVASGRRQADIALLLGLSERTVENHLRRIRQRLGAASTAQAVHLMLRAGDLEV comes from the coding sequence ATGGACCGGCCGGGGCTGGCCACGACGGTCGTCGCGATCGAGCGGAGCGCGGAGATGGACGCGCTCCGCGGGGCCGTCCGCGCCTTCGCCGGCCCGCTGGGATATGATCGCTTCGTCCTCTACGCCGCGCCGCCCGCCGGCGAAGGCATCGTCGAGCAGCTGTTCTGGCTGGAGGGCGACTGGTTCGGCGAAGGGAGCGAGGTCGAGCCCAAGACCTATCTGGCGCGTTGTCCGGTCAACCGGCACGTGCTGGAAACCGATCATCCCTTCTTCTGGACGAAGAAGGGTGAGCCGGGCCATGAAGCCTATAAGGTCGTCCGTCGCCCAAGCGGACCGGGCATCCATGGGCTGCAGGTGCCGGTGTTCGGCCATACAGGGCTGATTGGCGCGATGAGCTTCGGCGGCACTTCGATCAGCAGTGCGGTCGAGACCCGGCTGGCCCTGACGCTGATCGCAGGAGCTGCCTTTTACACGGCTCAGCGCCTCGCCGGCCAGGACGGGCGCGTCTCCATGCCGCGCCTGTCCGAACGCGAGATGGAGGTGATCCGCTGGGTCGCTTCCGGCCGTCGGCAAGCCGATATCGCGCTGCTTCTGGGTCTGTCCGAGCGCACCGTCGAGAATCATCTGCGTCGCATCCGCCAGCGCCTTGGCGCGGCCAGCACAGCGCAAGCCGTGCATCTCATGCTCCGCGCCGGAGACCTGGAGGTGTGA
- a CDS encoding tripartite tricarboxylate transporter permease, with product MDTLSGLSLGFGNALSPANLGWALLGCFLGTAVGVLPGIGPALTIALLLPITFKVSATGAFILFCGVFYGAMYGGSTTSILLNTPGESGSIITALEGAKMARNGRAGPALVTAAVGSFIAGTVGTLGISFLGPILVELALKLGPAEYFCLMVLCFVTVSAVLGGSALRGLTSLAFGLMLGLVGVDLQTGQPRMTFGMIDLLDGIDVVLVAVALFAVGETLYLAWRHVEGNQIVRPVGRLWMSRTDWRRSFWPWIRGSALGFPFGVMPAGGTEMPTMLSYYAERRMVKPEYEKEFGTTGAIEGVAGPEAANNAAAAGILVPMLTLGLPTSATAAIMLNAFQSYGIQPGPLLFTSQPELVWTLIASLYIANVMLVVLNLPLVGLWARILTIPTPQLYAGILVFATIGTYGISNSVTDLILLYVIGTIGMFMRRFDFPTAPVVIGMILGPMAEQAMRQALTISQGDWTVFLTRPISLALLVIAAFALLGPRLYGAWARRRGLMGGNSSSDGVDA from the coding sequence ATGGACACGCTCTCGGGCCTCTCGCTCGGCTTCGGCAACGCGCTGTCGCCGGCCAATCTCGGCTGGGCGCTGCTCGGCTGCTTCCTCGGCACCGCGGTCGGCGTGCTGCCGGGCATCGGCCCGGCGCTCACCATCGCGCTGCTGCTGCCGATCACCTTCAAGGTCTCGGCCACCGGCGCCTTCATCCTGTTCTGCGGCGTCTTCTACGGCGCGATGTATGGCGGCTCCACCACCTCCATCCTGCTGAACACGCCGGGCGAGAGCGGCTCCATCATCACCGCGCTGGAAGGCGCCAAGATGGCCCGCAACGGCCGCGCCGGCCCGGCGCTGGTGACGGCGGCGGTCGGCTCCTTCATCGCCGGCACGGTGGGCACGCTGGGCATCTCCTTCCTCGGCCCGATCCTGGTGGAACTGGCGCTGAAGCTCGGCCCGGCCGAGTATTTCTGCCTGATGGTGCTCTGCTTCGTCACCGTCTCCGCCGTCCTCGGCGGCTCGGCGCTGCGCGGCCTCACCTCGCTCGCCTTCGGGCTGATGCTGGGCCTCGTCGGCGTGGACCTGCAGACCGGCCAGCCGCGCATGACCTTCGGCATGATCGACCTGCTGGACGGTATCGACGTGGTGCTCGTCGCCGTAGCCCTCTTCGCGGTGGGGGAGACGCTCTACCTCGCCTGGCGGCATGTGGAGGGGAACCAGATCGTCCGCCCCGTCGGCCGCCTGTGGATGAGCCGCACCGACTGGCGGCGCTCCTTCTGGCCCTGGATCCGCGGATCGGCGCTGGGCTTTCCCTTCGGCGTCATGCCGGCGGGCGGCACCGAGATGCCGACCATGCTGAGCTATTACGCCGAGCGCCGGATGGTGAAGCCGGAATACGAGAAGGAGTTCGGCACCACCGGCGCGATCGAGGGCGTGGCCGGGCCGGAGGCCGCCAACAACGCCGCGGCCGCCGGCATCCTGGTGCCCATGCTCACCCTCGGCCTGCCGACCTCGGCCACGGCCGCCATCATGCTCAACGCCTTCCAGTCCTACGGCATCCAGCCCGGGCCGCTGCTCTTCACCTCGCAGCCCGAACTGGTCTGGACGCTGATCGCCTCGCTCTACATCGCGAACGTCATGCTGGTGGTGCTGAACCTGCCGCTGGTCGGGCTCTGGGCGCGCATCCTCACCATCCCGACGCCGCAGCTCTATGCCGGCATCCTGGTCTTCGCCACCATCGGTACCTACGGCATCAGCAACAGCGTGACCGACCTGATCCTGCTCTACGTGATCGGCACGATCGGCATGTTCATGCGCCGCTTCGACTTCCCCACCGCGCCCGTGGTCATCGGCATGATCCTGGGGCCCATGGCGGAACAGGCGATGCGCCAGGCGCTGACCATCAGCCAGGGCGACTGGACCGTCTTCCTCACCCGCCCGATCTCGCTGGCGCTGCTGGTCATCGCCGCTTTCGCCCTGCTCGGCCCGCGCCTCTACGGCGCCTGGGCCCGGCGCCGGGGGCTGATGGGCGGCAACAGCAGCAGCGACGGGGTGGACGCCTGA
- a CDS encoding tripartite tricarboxylate transporter TctB family protein, with protein MNQASRSDLLVGLGVVGLGLLTVWQALVIPPTPVYAEVSATLVPWLVAVLLLALGIGLCASALRGGWSHGLEDMQDPPPVNWRSLGLLAAALVVQVALIEWLGFVIASTILYVLVCAAFGSRHPLRDLLIGAVVTLLAYLAFSHLLGVNIGAGVLEGIL; from the coding sequence ATGAACCAAGCCTCCCGGTCCGACCTCCTGGTCGGGCTCGGGGTGGTGGGGCTGGGCCTGCTGACGGTCTGGCAGGCCCTCGTCATCCCCCCCACCCCCGTCTATGCGGAGGTCAGCGCCACGCTGGTCCCCTGGCTGGTGGCGGTGCTGCTCCTCGCCCTGGGGATCGGCCTCTGCGCCTCCGCCCTGCGCGGCGGCTGGAGCCACGGGCTGGAGGACATGCAGGACCCGCCGCCGGTCAACTGGCGATCGCTGGGCCTGCTGGCAGCCGCCCTGGTGGTGCAGGTCGCGCTGATCGAATGGCTCGGCTTCGTCATCGCCTCCACCATCCTCTACGTCCTGGTCTGCGCCGCCTTCGGCTCGCGCCACCCGTTGCGCGACCTGCTGATCGGCGCCGTGGTCACGCTGCTCGCCTACCTCGCCTTCAGCCACCTCCTCGGCGTGAACATCGGCGCGGGCGTGCTGGAAGGGATCCTCTGA
- a CDS encoding Bug family tripartite tricarboxylate transporter substrate binding protein, translating into MLRRSLLLSSLLAPAAGAALLAGLPRHALAAPLFRSLHMFVPANPGGGWDGLGRAIEQVAREGGLVETFQFENVGGAGGMVGLPRFISQRRNKPDSLLVGGSIMVGAAISNKSPYSLKDVAPIARLTAEAAAIVVPADSAYKDVGQFAAALKADPRAVPVAGGSAGGTDHIVLGQLIKTMGRSARDANFVAFAGGGPAMAAILGGQVKAGISGWAEFSEQVKAGRLRALATSGEKRVVPDVPTLKESGLDVVATNWRGVFGPPGLKPDGQEALIRFVTALHGLPAWKQLLETRGWDDDFLAGKAFETFLAEDTKTTESVLKDLGLAA; encoded by the coding sequence GTGCTCCGTCGCAGCCTCCTGCTTTCCTCCCTGCTGGCACCCGCCGCGGGGGCCGCACTGCTCGCCGGCCTGCCCCGCCACGCCCTGGCGGCGCCGCTCTTCCGCAGCCTGCACATGTTCGTCCCCGCCAATCCCGGCGGCGGCTGGGACGGCCTCGGCCGCGCCATCGAGCAGGTGGCACGCGAGGGCGGGCTGGTGGAAACCTTCCAGTTCGAGAATGTCGGCGGCGCCGGTGGCATGGTCGGCCTGCCCCGCTTCATTTCCCAGCGCCGCAACAAGCCGGACAGCCTGCTGGTCGGCGGCAGCATCATGGTCGGCGCGGCGATCAGCAACAAATCGCCCTACAGCCTCAAGGACGTGGCCCCGATCGCCCGGCTGACCGCCGAGGCCGCCGCCATCGTGGTGCCCGCCGACAGCGCCTACAAGGATGTCGGCCAGTTCGCCGCCGCGCTGAAGGCCGACCCGCGCGCCGTGCCGGTGGCGGGCGGCAGCGCCGGCGGCACCGACCACATCGTGCTGGGCCAGCTCATCAAGACCATGGGCCGTTCGGCCAGGGACGCCAACTTCGTCGCCTTCGCCGGCGGCGGCCCGGCCATGGCCGCGATCCTGGGCGGCCAGGTCAAGGCCGGCATCTCCGGCTGGGCCGAGTTCTCCGAGCAGGTGAAGGCCGGCCGCCTGCGCGCGCTCGCCACCTCCGGCGAGAAGCGCGTCGTTCCCGACGTGCCCACGCTGAAGGAGAGCGGCCTCGACGTGGTGGCCACCAACTGGCGCGGCGTCTTCGGCCCGCCGGGGCTGAAGCCCGACGGACAGGAGGCACTGATCCGCTTCGTCACCGCCCTGCACGGCCTGCCGGCCTGGAAGCAGCTGCTGGAGACGCGGGGCTGGGACGACGACTTCCTCGCCGGCAAGGCCTTCGAGACCTTCCTGGCGGAGGACACGAAGACCACCGAATCCGTCCTCAAGGATCTCGGGCTCGCGGCATGA